In Nothobranchius furzeri strain GRZ-AD chromosome 18, NfurGRZ-RIMD1, whole genome shotgun sequence, a single genomic region encodes these proteins:
- the LOC139063862 gene encoding uncharacterized protein, with protein sequence MTCRAIEKRMKRSEFTLFSEEMWRDVASAFWKEWNFPNCIGAIDGKHITIAAPPHSGSVFFNYKKTFSIVLLALVDAHYRFIYVQVGDYGRASDGGVYSGSQLGIGMENKTLHVPADCPLPGAEQQLPLPYTMVGDAAFPLKTYLMRPFPGTRLPPWQKVFNYRLSRARMVVECAFGILAARWRVLYTRITMKPENADAVILAACILHNHLLNPADNKRFLEEAQEQGEHLQDARNMGGNRGCRDAYNIREKFAAFFLSPEGSVSWQDRRP encoded by the coding sequence ATGACCTGCCGGGCAATCGAGAAGCGGATGAAACGCAGCGagtttacgcttttctcagaggAAATGTGGAGAGATGTAGCATCTGCATTCTGGAAAGAATGGAACTTTCCGAACTGCATCGGAGCCATTGATGGAAAACACATAACCATCGCAGCACCCCCACATAGTGGAAGTGTGTTcttcaactacaaaaaaacattttcaatcgTTTTGCTTGCACTGGTAGATGCCCACTACCGCTTCATCTACGTCCAGGTGGGGGACTACGGACGGGCAAGTGATGGGGGCGTCTACAGTGGATCACAGTTGGGGATTGGCATGGAAAACAAAACACTCCATGTTCCAGCCGACTGTCCTCTGCCTGGAGCAGAACAACAACTGCCACTCCCATACACCATGGTTGGAGATGCAGCCTTCCCTTTGAAGACCTACTTGATGAGGCCATTCCCAGGAACACGACTTCCACCGTGGCAAAAGGTCTTCAACTACAGACTATCTAGGGCCAGAATGGTGGTGGAATGTGCATTTGGCATTCTTGCTGCAAGGTGGAGAGTGCTCTACACACGGATTACGATGAAACCAGAGAATGCAGATGCCGTAATACTGGCAGCGTGCATCCTGCATAACCACCTGCTCAACCCAGCAGACAACAAGAGATTTTTGGAGGAAGCACAAGAGCAGGGGGAACACCTCCAGGATGCTAGGAACATGGGTGGCAACAGAGGCTGCAGGGATGCTTACAACATCCGTGAGAAATTTGCAGCATTTTTCCTTTCTCCTGAGGGCAGTGTGTCCTGGCAGGATAGGAGGCCGTGA
- the LOC129163691 gene encoding uncharacterized protein, with protein sequence MLPGRTPAGFIDGLQRQAGLAAQVTRPHHVERLLEEVLLQEDRKDVSLGRSTDVELRNSGWFISRMPPGRTSAGVLNGFRRRRAPVIQATLPHCMERLLEGVRLEEDREDVSLRRSRDLELWSNAWFVRGDPLFGIRIIMWRSRTRGRVLQDKEGESVMDRRRKLSSSEDVVSGHQLVLVMDNEAREDKRVTDLLRGVRGRPVIVASDFGGWGRSQPGRAAGDEDS encoded by the coding sequence ATGCTACCTGGGAGGACACCAGCAGGGTTCATCGACGGTCTGCAGAGACAAGCAGGTCTGGCGGCGCAAGTGACCCGGCCCCATCACGTGGAGAGGCTGCTTGAGGaggtgctgctgcaggaggaccGGAAGGACGTCTCCCTGGGGAGATCGACAGACGTGGAGCTGCGGAACAGCGGGTGGTTCATCAGCCGGATGCCACCTGGGAGGACATCAGCAGGAGTGCTCAACGGTTTTCGGAGACGAAGGGCTCCGGTGATTCAAGCAACCCTGCCCCATTGCATGGAGAGGCTGCTCGAGGGGGTGCGGTTGGAAGAGGATCGGGAGGACGTATCCCTGAGAAGGTCGAGGGACCTGGAGCTGTGGAGCAACGCGTGGTTCGTCAGAGGAGACCCCCTGTTTGGCATAAGGATTATCATGTGGAGATCTAGGACTCGAGGGCGAGTCCTTCAGGACAAAGAGGGGGAGagtgtgatggacagaagacggaagctgtCGAGCTCCGAGGATGTGGTGagtggacaccagctggtcctcgttatggataacgaggccagggaggataaaagggtgacagacctactgagaggtgtgcgtggtcgacccgtcattgtggcatcggactttggggggtggggtcgttcgcagccgggtagggctgccggcgacgaagatagctga